The proteins below are encoded in one region of Knoellia sp. S7-12:
- a CDS encoding MFS transporter, producing the protein MSTHLSPAAARRVFLILTATRWLPVGFVIGVFTLFALERGLTIQETLTYFAAQGVMVLLLELPTSGFADAFGRKSVLVAAGLINVITGVLYVTANSFWQFALAAAFMGIYRALDSGPLEAWFVDTVHLTEPGADVDQALAAQGTIVGVAIAGGSLASGGLIAWHPIADRSAIAFPIVVSIAFAVLHLVLTLALVHEPRLANKSTRVRQALDSAKDTPKVIVDGLTLLRHNRILAGIVGVELFWVIGMTVFESMLPIRMAEMLGSTTDAGALLGPVAAAGWAVFALGSVIAGRSMKRWGVVRAAIAARIFNGLGAAVMGLMLGPVGLVGAYLVTYMLHGVGGAPHATLLHREASAHNRATVLSMNSMVMFAGGAVAAPAIGWLAQTTSVQTAMVVAGLVSVFGAFLYLPALRHERTLRRGDDKGLDGDAAPTPA; encoded by the coding sequence GTGAGCACACACCTCTCCCCCGCCGCCGCGCGCCGGGTCTTCCTCATCCTCACCGCGACGCGTTGGCTGCCGGTCGGGTTCGTCATCGGGGTGTTCACCCTCTTCGCCCTCGAACGCGGCCTCACGATCCAGGAGACCCTGACGTATTTCGCGGCGCAGGGAGTCATGGTCCTCCTCCTTGAACTGCCGACGAGCGGGTTCGCCGACGCCTTCGGCCGCAAGTCGGTCCTCGTGGCCGCCGGCCTCATCAACGTCATCACCGGCGTCCTCTATGTCACGGCCAACTCCTTTTGGCAGTTCGCGCTGGCCGCGGCGTTCATGGGCATCTATCGAGCCCTCGACTCCGGACCACTCGAGGCGTGGTTCGTCGACACCGTCCATCTCACCGAGCCCGGCGCAGACGTCGACCAGGCCCTCGCCGCGCAGGGCACCATCGTCGGCGTCGCCATCGCTGGGGGCTCGCTCGCTTCCGGCGGCCTCATCGCCTGGCATCCCATCGCGGATCGCAGTGCCATCGCGTTCCCGATCGTCGTCTCCATCGCCTTTGCCGTGCTCCACCTCGTCCTCACCCTCGCGCTCGTTCACGAGCCCCGGCTGGCCAACAAGTCCACCCGCGTCCGGCAGGCACTCGACTCGGCCAAGGACACCCCCAAGGTCATCGTCGACGGCCTGACCCTGTTGCGGCACAACCGAATCCTTGCCGGAATCGTTGGCGTGGAGCTCTTCTGGGTCATCGGTATGACGGTCTTCGAGTCGATGCTCCCCATCCGGATGGCCGAGATGCTCGGGAGCACGACCGACGCCGGCGCCCTTCTCGGTCCGGTTGCGGCTGCCGGGTGGGCCGTCTTTGCGCTCGGCTCCGTGATTGCAGGACGGAGCATGAAGCGGTGGGGCGTCGTGCGCGCCGCCATCGCCGCGCGGATCTTCAACGGGCTCGGGGCGGCTGTCATGGGCCTGATGCTCGGCCCGGTCGGTCTGGTCGGCGCCTACCTCGTCACCTACATGCTCCACGGCGTCGGCGGCGCCCCTCACGCCACGCTGTTGCACCGAGAAGCCAGTGCCCACAACCGAGCCACGGTGCTGTCGATGAACTCGATGGTGATGTTCGCCGGGGGCGCGGTCGCGGCACCTGCGATCGGTTGGCTCGCGCAGACCACCTCGGTTCAGACAGCCATGGTCGTCGCTGGCCTGGTCAGCGTGTTCGGCGCCTTCCTCTATCTGCCGGCCCTGCGCCACGAGCGGACGCTGCGACGTGGAGACGACAAGGGCCTCGACGGCGACGCAGCGCCGACTCCGGCCTGA
- a CDS encoding amino acid ABC transporter ATP-binding protein codes for MTAAATAAPVVEVTDLHKSFGSNHVLQGLNATIRQGEVVCVIGPSGSGKSTFLRCINLLEEPTSGSIKVGGDEVTDPDCDIDAIRRNMGMVFQQFNLFPHLTALENCTIAQITVLKRSKSEAEAKARETLEKVGLSDKPDAYPAQLSGGQQQRVAIARALSMDPQLMLFDEPTSALDPELVGDVLSVMRRLASEGMTMFVVTHEMAFARDVADRVIFMDGGNIVEEGSPEQVIGEPKEERTRVFLQRVLDPTHVEPGAEDEAYSQRHVGDEKADNAQNREPGTHGRYSGGAGL; via the coding sequence ATGACCGCAGCAGCCACCGCCGCACCCGTCGTCGAGGTCACCGACCTCCACAAGTCCTTCGGCAGCAACCACGTCCTGCAGGGGCTCAACGCCACCATCCGCCAGGGTGAGGTCGTCTGTGTCATCGGTCCCTCCGGATCGGGCAAGTCGACCTTCCTGCGCTGCATCAACCTCCTCGAGGAGCCCACCAGCGGCTCGATCAAGGTGGGTGGCGACGAGGTCACCGACCCGGACTGCGACATCGATGCCATCCGCCGCAACATGGGCATGGTGTTCCAGCAGTTCAACCTCTTCCCGCACCTCACGGCGCTGGAGAACTGCACGATCGCCCAGATCACGGTTCTCAAGCGGTCCAAGTCGGAGGCAGAGGCCAAGGCTCGCGAGACCCTTGAGAAGGTCGGCCTGTCCGACAAGCCTGATGCCTACCCCGCGCAGCTCTCAGGTGGTCAGCAACAGAGAGTCGCCATCGCTCGTGCGCTCTCGATGGATCCCCAGCTCATGCTCTTCGACGAGCCGACCTCCGCACTCGACCCCGAGCTCGTCGGTGACGTCCTGTCGGTCATGCGTCGCCTCGCCAGTGAAGGCATGACGATGTTCGTCGTCACCCACGAAATGGCCTTCGCGCGCGACGTCGCCGACCGGGTGATCTTCATGGACGGTGGCAACATCGTCGAAGAAGGCTCGCCGGAGCAGGTCATCGGCGAGCCCAAGGAGGAGCGCACGCGTGTCTTCCTGCAACGCGTCCTGGACCCGACGCACGTCGAGCCAGGGGCCGAGGACGAGGCCTACAGCCAGCGCCACGTCGGGGACGAGAAGGCCGACAACGCGCAGAACCGGGAACCCGGAACTCACGGCCGCTACAGCGGCGGCGCTGGCCTCTGA
- the glmM gene encoding phosphoglucosamine mutase — translation MARLFGTDGVRGLANVDITADLAMRLAMSAAEVLGRSAREAGRKPKAVVGRDPRASGEFLSAAVIAGLASSGVDVHDVGVLPTPAVAFLTADMDAHFGIMLSASHNAMPDNGIKFFALGGHKLPDALEDEIEAGLNTPPPRPTGAQVGRVLQNRAGQARYVAHLLEAIPNRLDGLTVVIDGAHGAASSVSPEVFRLAGAEVIEIGTEPDGLNINDGYGSTHLTHLKDAVVRRGAHIGIAHDGDADRCLAVDAEGNEIDGDQIMGILAVDMKSRGALHEDTLVATVMSNLGLIQAMEREGIKVKQTGVGDRYVLEEMRRSAHTLGGEQSGHVILLEHGTTGDGVLTGLMLAARMVATGKTIAELGTVMTRLPQVLINVKGVDKARVETDEAVQAAVAEAGQELNGSGRVLLRKSGTEPVVRVMVEAATKDDAQLVADRLVEVVKDRLTL, via the coding sequence ATGGCACGACTGTTCGGGACCGACGGAGTCAGAGGACTCGCCAACGTCGACATCACCGCCGACCTCGCCATGCGGCTTGCCATGTCGGCCGCTGAGGTTCTGGGACGCAGTGCACGCGAGGCCGGGCGCAAGCCCAAGGCCGTCGTGGGCCGTGACCCGCGGGCATCAGGTGAGTTCCTGAGCGCCGCCGTGATCGCTGGGCTCGCATCATCCGGGGTCGACGTCCACGACGTGGGAGTGCTCCCGACGCCGGCCGTTGCCTTCCTCACGGCCGACATGGATGCCCACTTCGGCATCATGCTGTCGGCCTCGCACAACGCCATGCCGGACAACGGCATCAAGTTCTTTGCGCTCGGCGGCCACAAGCTCCCCGACGCCCTTGAGGACGAGATCGAGGCGGGCCTCAACACGCCGCCGCCTCGGCCGACCGGGGCCCAAGTGGGCCGCGTCCTGCAGAACCGCGCCGGTCAGGCCCGCTACGTCGCCCACCTCCTCGAGGCCATCCCCAACCGGCTCGACGGGCTCACCGTCGTCATTGACGGAGCGCACGGTGCAGCGTCGTCCGTCTCGCCGGAGGTCTTCCGCCTCGCCGGCGCCGAGGTCATCGAGATCGGCACCGAGCCCGACGGCCTCAACATCAACGACGGCTACGGCTCCACGCACCTGACCCACCTCAAGGACGCTGTCGTTCGCCGGGGCGCCCACATCGGCATCGCCCACGACGGGGACGCCGACCGCTGCCTTGCCGTCGACGCCGAGGGCAATGAGATCGATGGCGATCAGATCATGGGGATCCTCGCGGTCGACATGAAGTCCCGCGGCGCCCTGCACGAAGACACACTGGTCGCCACGGTCATGAGCAACCTCGGGCTCATCCAGGCGATGGAGCGCGAGGGCATCAAGGTCAAGCAGACTGGGGTGGGTGACCGCTACGTCCTCGAGGAGATGCGCCGGTCCGCGCACACCCTCGGCGGCGAGCAGTCCGGCCACGTGATCCTGCTCGAGCACGGCACCACCGGAGACGGCGTCCTCACCGGCCTCATGCTCGCGGCCCGCATGGTCGCGACGGGCAAGACCATTGCCGAGCTCGGCACCGTCATGACTCGCCTGCCGCAGGTCCTCATCAACGTCAAGGGTGTCGACAAGGCCCGCGTCGAGACCGACGAGGCGGTGCAGGCCGCCGTGGCCGAGGCCGGGCAGGAGCTCAATGGGTCTGGGCGCGTGCTGCTCCGCAAGTCCGGCACCGAGCCGGTCGTGCGCGTCATGGTCGAGGCCGCCACCAAGGACGACGCCCAGCTGGTGGCCGACCGCCTGGTCGAGGTCGTCAAGGACCGCCTCACCCTCTGA
- the rplM gene encoding 50S ribosomal protein L13, with translation MRTFTPKPGDITRTWHIIDATDVVLGRLAVQTATLLRGKHKPTFAPHVDGGDFVIIINAEKVALTGAKAEQKKAYRHSGFPGGLRSRTYVEMLEKYPEKAVEKAVRGMLPRTTLGRAQLTKLKVYAGAEHPHAAQQPKPFEITQVAQ, from the coding sequence GTGCGTACCTTCACCCCGAAGCCGGGCGACATCACCCGCACGTGGCACATCATCGATGCCACGGACGTCGTGCTCGGTCGCCTCGCCGTTCAGACGGCGACGCTCCTGCGCGGCAAGCACAAGCCGACCTTCGCCCCTCACGTTGACGGTGGCGACTTCGTCATCATCATCAACGCCGAAAAGGTTGCCCTCACCGGCGCCAAGGCCGAGCAGAAGAAGGCCTACCGCCACTCCGGCTTCCCGGGTGGTCTCCGCAGCCGCACCTATGTCGAGATGCTCGAGAAGTACCCCGAGAAGGCCGTCGAGAAGGCCGTTCGCGGCATGCTCCCCCGGACCACCCTCGGCCGCGCGCAGCTCACCAAGCTCAAGGTCTACGCCGGCGCCGAGCACCCCCACGCTGCTCAGCAGCCCAAGCCCTTCGAGATCACCCAGGTGGCCCAGTAA
- the rpsI gene encoding 30S ribosomal protein S9: MTENTSTEATEATEAEFGTDTEDQEITEYTSESSADAAGEPARRASVTAPGAATGRRKQAIARVRIVPGTGEWKVNGRTLEAYFPNKVHQQIVNEPFTLLELAGAYDVLVRVHGGGPSGQAGAVRLGVARSLNGIDEELNRPALKKAGFLKRDSRVPERKKAGLKKARKAPQYSKR; this comes from the coding sequence ATGACCGAGAACACCAGCACCGAGGCCACTGAGGCCACAGAAGCCGAGTTCGGCACCGACACCGAGGACCAGGAGATCACCGAGTACACCTCGGAGTCCTCCGCCGACGCTGCCGGTGAGCCCGCCCGCCGTGCGTCCGTCACCGCCCCCGGCGCTGCCACCGGTCGTCGCAAGCAGGCCATCGCCCGCGTGCGCATCGTCCCCGGCACCGGTGAGTGGAAGGTCAACGGCCGCACGCTCGAGGCCTACTTCCCCAACAAGGTCCACCAGCAGATCGTCAACGAGCCGTTCACGCTGCTCGAACTCGCTGGCGCCTACGACGTGCTCGTGCGCGTCCACGGTGGTGGCCCCTCCGGCCAGGCCGGCGCCGTCCGTCTCGGTGTCGCCCGCTCCCTGAACGGGATCGACGAGGAGCTGAACCGTCCGGCGCTCAAGAAGGCCGGCTTCCTCAAGCGCGACTCCCGCGTTCCCGAGCGCAAGAAGGCTGGTCTCAAGAAGGCCCGTAAGGCACCCCAGTACAGCAAGCGCTGA
- a CDS encoding helix-turn-helix domain-containing protein, with the protein MTPETPDTNAGLTGLRLDASSLKVLAHPLRSRLLSALRRGGPATATDLATSLGTNSGATSYHLRKLESVGLVTDTGDGEGKRRLWRAATESHQFEPSDFAGDEDSETALNWLVRDYTRHFAEQFERWLDVEAAWPLAWRDAAGMNDSYVIATPAQLQEMKAEMDEVIARYRRVGQGNPAARRLAVYNVTYPLDLDRIPRGEDA; encoded by the coding sequence ATGACCCCCGAAACCCCCGACACGAACGCCGGGCTCACCGGCCTCCGGCTCGACGCGTCATCACTCAAGGTGCTCGCCCACCCCTTGCGTTCACGGCTGCTGTCAGCGCTGCGCCGCGGTGGACCAGCGACCGCGACCGACCTCGCGACCTCGCTCGGGACGAACTCGGGCGCGACGAGCTATCACCTTCGCAAGCTCGAGTCGGTTGGGCTCGTCACCGACACCGGCGACGGCGAGGGCAAGCGCCGCCTGTGGCGCGCCGCGACCGAGAGCCACCAGTTCGAACCGAGCGACTTCGCCGGCGACGAGGACTCCGAGACAGCGCTCAACTGGTTGGTGCGCGACTACACCCGCCACTTCGCCGAGCAGTTCGAGAGGTGGCTGGATGTCGAGGCCGCATGGCCGCTCGCCTGGCGCGACGCCGCAGGCATGAACGACTCCTATGTCATCGCCACCCCGGCGCAGCTGCAGGAGATGAAGGCTGAGATGGACGAGGTCATCGCGCGCTATCGCCGTGTGGGACAGGGCAATCCGGCTGCCCGCCGCCTCGCGGTCTACAACGTCACCTATCCCCTGGACCTCGACCGCATCCCGCGCGGGGAGGACGCGTGA
- a CDS encoding amino acid ABC transporter permease — MSTTTEAPPKKKLSPRRRAQRIRWAQYALLVVVVLLLAFTADWAKIQGVFFRVDLIKETFASGLGTALKNTLVYTAGAFVIGLVLGTILALMRLSSVGPYRWFASAWIEFFRGLPAIIVFLAFGLLGVAFEGLVIPFDPYGTVWVALGIVASAYMAETIRAGIQAVPPGQVEAARSLGMPSGTATRKIVLPQAFRIITPPLTNEVILLVKDSSLVYVLGLTLSGYELTKFGRDLASNNSNLTPLVVAGFCYLLITLPLSILVRRMESRQKKER; from the coding sequence ATGAGCACCACCACTGAAGCCCCCCCAAAGAAGAAGCTGTCACCGCGCAGGCGCGCCCAACGAATCAGATGGGCCCAGTACGCACTACTCGTGGTCGTAGTGCTGCTTCTCGCGTTCACGGCTGATTGGGCAAAGATCCAGGGAGTGTTCTTCCGTGTCGACCTGATCAAGGAGACCTTCGCGTCTGGCTTGGGCACAGCACTGAAGAACACCCTCGTCTACACCGCAGGTGCCTTCGTCATCGGACTCGTGCTCGGCACCATTCTCGCGTTGATGCGCTTGTCGTCCGTCGGCCCCTACCGCTGGTTCGCCTCCGCGTGGATCGAGTTCTTCCGTGGCTTGCCCGCGATTATCGTCTTCCTGGCCTTCGGCCTGCTGGGCGTTGCCTTCGAAGGCCTGGTGATTCCCTTCGACCCCTATGGCACGGTGTGGGTGGCCCTGGGAATCGTCGCCTCCGCCTACATGGCCGAAACGATCCGTGCCGGCATCCAGGCCGTGCCTCCGGGCCAAGTCGAGGCCGCGCGATCCCTCGGCATGCCGTCGGGCACCGCCACGCGCAAGATCGTCCTTCCGCAGGCCTTCCGGATCATCACCCCGCCCCTGACCAATGAGGTCATCCTCCTGGTCAAGGATTCTTCTCTGGTCTACGTCCTCGGCCTGACGCTCAGCGGCTACGAACTGACGAAGTTCGGACGTGACCTCGCCAGCAACAACTCCAACCTCACGCCCCTCGTGGTGGCCGGCTTCTGCTACCTGCTGATCACTCTGCCGCTCTCCATCCTCGTGCGCCGCATGGAATCCCGACAGAAGAAGGAGCGCTGA
- a CDS encoding ABC transporter substrate-binding protein: protein MTTSRIRRASALAAAALVSTLALAACGSGDGDTPAATNSSGITTISDGKLTACTHLSYKPFEFKEGAKVVGFDVDLGDLVAKKLGVEQEIVDIEFATITSGAAFTAKKCDMGYGATTINDERKKAILFSDPYFDSTAALITKKGSGVTDLASLKGKKIGVQTDTTGQEFAEKEQSANGYEPVVFEDLPTQLAAVLSGRVDAAINDNGPLFDYVKDNPTTEVVKEFDTGEQYGLMFKKDDPNGQKLGDLANEVLKAAVADGTYNTIYKKWFGVDAPK, encoded by the coding sequence GTGACCACCTCACGTATCCGCCGCGCCAGCGCCCTCGCTGCCGCCGCGCTCGTTTCCACTTTGGCCCTCGCCGCCTGCGGTTCCGGTGACGGGGACACCCCCGCCGCCACGAACTCCAGCGGCATCACGACGATCTCGGACGGCAAGCTCACGGCCTGCACGCACCTGTCCTACAAGCCGTTCGAGTTCAAGGAAGGCGCCAAGGTCGTCGGCTTCGACGTCGACCTCGGCGATCTCGTCGCCAAGAAGCTCGGCGTCGAGCAGGAGATCGTCGACATCGAGTTCGCGACGATCACCTCCGGCGCCGCCTTCACCGCCAAGAAGTGCGACATGGGCTACGGCGCGACGACGATCAACGACGAGCGCAAGAAGGCCATCCTCTTCTCGGACCCCTACTTCGACTCGACCGCAGCGTTGATCACGAAGAAGGGCTCCGGCGTCACCGACCTCGCGAGCCTCAAGGGCAAGAAGATCGGTGTCCAGACGGACACGACCGGCCAGGAGTTCGCCGAGAAGGAGCAGTCCGCCAACGGTTACGAGCCGGTGGTCTTCGAGGACCTGCCGACGCAGCTCGCCGCCGTCCTCTCCGGACGCGTGGACGCCGCCATCAACGACAACGGTCCCCTGTTCGACTACGTCAAGGACAACCCGACGACCGAGGTCGTCAAGGAGTTCGACACGGGCGAGCAGTACGGCCTGATGTTCAAGAAGGACGACCCCAACGGTCAGAAGCTCGGCGACCTGGCCAACGAGGTCCTCAAGGCCGCAGTCGCCGATGGCACCTACAACACGATCTACAAGAAGTGGTTCGGAGTCGACGCACCCAAGTGA
- a CDS encoding alpha-amylase family glycosyl hydrolase, whose amino-acid sequence MPRPRRLYAVLAGAAVALAPLVGAAMPAAAETTSVALAGSLQSELGCSADWQPECSASELTRVGDSTAYTKTFTLPAGNYAFKVAINDSWAVNYGANGVLDGADIPLVLEGPATLKFTYDDVSHLVTFTPQNLSGGTTGADAALAKSSLRSPLTRERFYFLMADRFANGSTANDKGGLTGGPLTTGFDPTNKGFYHGGDLKGVINKLDYIKGMGTTAIWLTPSFKNKPVQGKPGEESAGYHGYWITDFTQIDPHLGTNAEMKTLIAAAHKKGMKVFFDIITNHTADVIDYEEQQYTYRSKKAFPYKDASGEAFDDRDYVNKTFPEMDPATSFPYTPFLRPGDEDVKTPAWLNDPLMYHNRGDSTFAGESSTYGDFIGLDDLFTERPEVVDGMGEIYKQWVDFGIDGFRIDTVKHVNLEFWQKFMPDLLGHAAKKNQDFFAFGEVYDGNPAVMSEYTTRGKLQATLDFGFQQQGIDFAKGKPAGVLADFFAKDDWYTDADSNAYQLPTFLGNHDMGRAAMFLKEGVANEAEHLARVKFADSLMFATRGNPVTYYGDEQGFVGTGGDQLAREDMFASKVDVYNTEDVLAGPEGSRDRYSTTHPLYEHLRALSATRAKHPALADGAQVNRYSAEGAGIFAVSRIDAGQKVEYIVAANNDEKAASATFPTWSKGKGVVFTPVSGTDTAVKPAANGSVKVTVPPLTVSVWRANKAISTTGAAPTVELTAGADSTVSGRAEVAADVSASTFAQTTFLYRPVGTTAWRTIGTDDNAPFRVFHDVAGMPLGSVLEYRAVVRDAAGRVAADGTWASVVAESTGGSTEGEIGDPPATQPTAVSVPGTHNSEMGCPSNLGVNGDWAPDCDQAQLTLDPDDLIWKKTFTIQPGPYAYKVAHDRSWTESYGDGGGTENISYETLDGTVTFFYDPRTHWGTSDEQTEIITAAGTFQTELGCPTNWAPDCMRPWLQDKDGDGVFTWATTQIPAGTWQFKIAHDQSWAENYGDGGVRDGGDITVTVPSDGARTNFVYDSATHRTTVTSQ is encoded by the coding sequence ATGCCCAGACCACGCCGCCTGTATGCCGTCCTGGCGGGGGCCGCTGTCGCCCTCGCCCCGCTCGTGGGGGCCGCAATGCCCGCCGCGGCCGAGACGACGTCGGTCGCCCTCGCCGGCTCGCTCCAGTCAGAGTTGGGCTGCTCGGCCGACTGGCAGCCCGAGTGCAGCGCAAGCGAGCTGACCCGGGTCGGTGACAGCACGGCATACACCAAGACGTTCACCCTCCCGGCAGGGAACTACGCGTTCAAGGTGGCGATCAACGACTCGTGGGCCGTCAACTACGGTGCGAACGGCGTGCTCGACGGTGCCGACATCCCGCTCGTCCTGGAGGGACCGGCAACGCTGAAGTTCACCTATGACGATGTCAGTCACCTCGTGACCTTCACGCCCCAGAATCTCTCCGGTGGCACGACAGGGGCCGACGCCGCACTGGCCAAGAGCTCGTTGCGCTCACCGCTCACCAGGGAGCGGTTCTACTTCCTCATGGCCGATCGGTTCGCCAACGGCAGCACGGCAAACGACAAGGGCGGGCTCACTGGCGGGCCGCTCACGACCGGGTTCGACCCGACGAACAAGGGCTTCTATCACGGTGGCGACCTCAAGGGTGTGATCAACAAGCTCGACTACATCAAGGGCATGGGCACGACCGCCATCTGGCTCACGCCGAGCTTCAAGAACAAGCCAGTGCAGGGCAAGCCGGGGGAGGAGAGCGCCGGCTACCACGGCTACTGGATCACCGACTTCACCCAGATCGACCCGCACCTCGGCACCAACGCGGAGATGAAGACGCTCATCGCGGCGGCGCACAAGAAGGGGATGAAGGTCTTCTTCGACATCATCACCAACCACACCGCTGACGTCATCGACTACGAGGAGCAGCAGTACACCTACCGCTCCAAGAAGGCCTTCCCCTACAAGGATGCCTCGGGTGAGGCCTTCGACGACCGCGACTACGTCAACAAGACATTCCCCGAGATGGACCCGGCGACGTCCTTCCCCTACACGCCGTTCCTGCGTCCGGGCGATGAGGACGTCAAGACCCCCGCGTGGCTCAACGACCCGCTGATGTATCACAACCGCGGCGACTCGACCTTCGCCGGCGAGTCCTCGACCTACGGCGACTTCATCGGCCTCGACGACCTGTTCACCGAGCGTCCCGAGGTCGTCGACGGGATGGGCGAGATCTACAAGCAGTGGGTCGACTTCGGCATCGACGGCTTCCGCATCGACACGGTCAAGCACGTCAACCTCGAGTTCTGGCAGAAGTTCATGCCGGACCTGCTCGGACACGCGGCAAAGAAGAACCAGGACTTCTTCGCGTTCGGTGAGGTCTATGACGGCAACCCCGCTGTCATGTCCGAGTACACGACGCGCGGCAAGCTCCAGGCCACCCTCGACTTCGGCTTCCAGCAGCAGGGCATCGACTTCGCCAAGGGCAAGCCGGCTGGCGTGCTCGCGGACTTCTTCGCCAAGGACGACTGGTACACCGACGCCGACAGCAACGCCTATCAGCTGCCCACGTTCCTCGGGAACCACGACATGGGCCGCGCCGCGATGTTCCTCAAGGAGGGTGTGGCCAACGAGGCCGAGCACCTCGCCCGCGTGAAGTTCGCGGACTCGCTCATGTTTGCCACCCGCGGCAATCCGGTGACCTACTACGGCGACGAGCAGGGCTTCGTCGGCACCGGTGGCGACCAGCTCGCTCGTGAGGACATGTTCGCGAGCAAGGTGGACGTCTACAACACCGAGGACGTGCTGGCTGGCCCCGAGGGCTCGCGTGACCGCTACTCGACCACCCACCCGCTCTACGAGCACCTCAGGGCGCTCTCTGCGACGCGGGCCAAGCACCCCGCGCTCGCGGACGGTGCCCAGGTCAACCGCTACTCGGCCGAAGGCGCTGGCATCTTCGCCGTTTCCCGCATCGACGCGGGTCAGAAGGTCGAGTACATCGTGGCCGCCAACAATGACGAGAAGGCCGCCTCCGCGACCTTCCCGACGTGGAGCAAGGGCAAGGGTGTCGTGTTCACGCCGGTCTCCGGCACCGACACGGCGGTCAAGCCTGCTGCCAACGGCTCGGTCAAAGTGACCGTTCCGCCGCTCACGGTGAGTGTCTGGCGGGCCAACAAGGCCATCTCCACGACGGGCGCCGCACCGACCGTCGAGCTGACCGCCGGCGCCGACTCGACGGTGTCGGGTCGCGCCGAGGTCGCCGCCGACGTCTCGGCGAGCACCTTCGCCCAGACGACCTTCCTCTACCGGCCCGTCGGCACGACGGCCTGGCGCACCATCGGGACCGACGACAACGCCCCGTTCCGGGTCTTCCACGACGTCGCGGGTATGCCGTTGGGCTCGGTTCTCGAGTACCGCGCGGTCGTGCGTGACGCCGCCGGCCGCGTAGCCGCGGACGGCACCTGGGCCTCGGTGGTCGCCGAGTCCACCGGTGGCTCGACGGAGGGTGAGATCGGCGACCCGCCGGCCACGCAGCCGACCGCGGTGTCCGTGCCCGGCACGCACAACTCGGAGATGGGCTGCCCGAGCAACCTCGGTGTCAACGGTGACTGGGCACCCGACTGCGACCAGGCCCAGCTGACCCTGGACCCCGACGACCTCATCTGGAAGAAGACGTTCACCATCCAGCCGGGCCCCTACGCCTACAAGGTGGCGCACGACCGCTCCTGGACAGAGTCCTACGGCGACGGTGGCGGGACCGAGAACATCTCGTACGAGACCCTGGACGGGACGGTGACCTTCTTCTATGATCCCAGGACCCACTGGGGCACCTCGGACGAGCAGACGGAGATCATCACCGCGGCAGGGACCTTCCAGACCGAGCTCGGCTGCCCGACCAACTGGGCCCCCGATTGCATGCGGCCGTGGCTGCAGGACAAGGACGGGGACGGCGTCTTCACCTGGGCTACGACGCAGATCCCGGCCGGGACGTGGCAGTTCAAGATCGCCCATGACCAGTCGTGGGCGGAGAACTACGGTGACGGTGGGGTCCGTGACGGCGGCGACATCACCGTGACGGTCCCGAGCGACGGGGCGAGGACCAACTTCGTCTATGACTCGGCCACCCACCGGACCACCGTCACGAGCCAGTAG
- a CDS encoding LmeA family phospholipid-binding protein, which yields MKQFVLGAVTMLVALVLAAVALLWSVGSPGSGSDVAVPTVSAAPRPSAPTDLAKGETWLGDVRLTSAQVVTGDGGLRDVTAIGSAVTLTGNGLRAGRLDIDAALPFETAASQIGDGVTLYAADGGLAGLRRRVSVLGQDVEVRATGQVRAVDGQLVITPETIDLDGPDWLDTAASAIVRRLVTIRHTVQGVPDGMALTAVSVQADGFRAHLRGDDVTITR from the coding sequence GTGAAGCAGTTCGTTCTCGGAGCGGTGACGATGCTCGTCGCCCTCGTGCTCGCCGCCGTGGCCCTGCTGTGGTCCGTGGGAAGTCCCGGATCGGGGTCCGACGTCGCCGTGCCGACGGTGAGCGCGGCCCCGCGTCCATCCGCCCCGACCGACCTCGCCAAGGGTGAGACGTGGCTGGGAGACGTGCGCCTCACGAGCGCCCAAGTGGTGACCGGCGACGGTGGTCTGCGCGACGTCACCGCGATCGGGTCGGCGGTGACACTGACCGGCAACGGACTGCGCGCCGGCCGCCTCGACATCGACGCCGCCTTGCCCTTCGAGACGGCGGCTTCCCAGATCGGTGACGGCGTGACCCTGTATGCCGCGGATGGTGGACTCGCGGGACTGCGTCGCCGCGTGAGCGTGCTGGGTCAGGATGTCGAGGTGCGGGCGACCGGTCAGGTGCGCGCCGTCGACGGCCAGCTCGTCATCACCCCCGAGACGATCGACCTCGACGGGCCCGACTGGCTCGACACTGCGGCGTCGGCGATAGTGCGGCGGCTCGTGACGATCCGGCACACGGTTCAGGGCGTCCCCGACGGGATGGCCCTCACTGCGGTGTCGGTGCAGGCCGACGGGTTCCGCGCCCACCTGCGTGGCGACGACGTCACCATCACGCGCTGA